The following coding sequences lie in one Clostridiisalibacter paucivorans DSM 22131 genomic window:
- a CDS encoding MerR family transcriptional regulator: MKDYFKIGEISKIYGIGRDSLRYYEKIGILNPDRDTNGYRMYSMQDIWKLNIVKDLRSLDFPMHIIKEYLDNRNLCSTKGLLTEEIKILDNKIKELNNLKNNIYQRLKRIEITIKSNNFYNIEILFFKERRAFELNGDISRDEEVDFLIKKLQKKHKDKFYLLGNNSIGARVSMEKINEGFFNYFESVFVLLENATIDYDMVLEEGDYVTLSYKGTYEQSQEYIPKMMEFIEKNNYEIIGSPIEIYKIDVHETSDVEEFITEIQIPVVKC; encoded by the coding sequence ATGAAAGATTATTTCAAAATAGGAGAGATATCTAAGATATATGGGATAGGTAGGGATTCCTTAAGATATTATGAAAAGATAGGTATATTAAACCCTGATAGGGATACTAATGGATATAGGATGTATAGTATGCAGGATATATGGAAGCTTAATATAGTGAAAGACTTGAGGAGCTTAGATTTTCCTATGCACATTATAAAGGAATATTTAGACAATAGAAATCTATGTTCTACCAAAGGGCTATTAACTGAAGAAATAAAAATATTGGATAACAAGATAAAGGAATTGAACAATCTAAAAAACAATATTTATCAAAGATTAAAAAGGATTGAAATCACTATAAAAAGCAATAATTTTTATAATATTGAAATATTATTTTTCAAAGAACGAAGGGCATTTGAGCTAAATGGTGATATATCTAGAGATGAGGAGGTAGATTTCCTCATCAAAAAGCTTCAGAAAAAACATAAAGACAAATTCTATTTATTGGGAAATAATAGCATAGGGGCTAGAGTATCCATGGAAAAAATAAATGAGGGATTTTTCAATTATTTTGAATCGGTATTTGTGCTATTGGAAAATGCTACTATTGATTATGATATGGTGTTAGAAGAAGGTGATTACGTTACTTTATCGTATAAAGGGACATATGAACAGAGTCAGGAATATATACCTAAGATGATGGAGTTTATAGAGAAGAATAATTATGAAATCATAGGGAGTCCTATTGAAATATATAAGATAGATGTGCATGAGACAAGTGATGTAGAAGAGTTTATTACAGAGATACAAATACCTGTGGTAAAGTGTTAA